The Astyanax mexicanus isolate ESR-SI-001 chromosome 12, AstMex3_surface, whole genome shotgun sequence genome window below encodes:
- the LOC125806108 gene encoding uncharacterized protein LOC125806108 isoform X2, which produces MVDKDLKELKAIAQVFPSAKVLICWFHVLQAVHRWLVKRDGGNLPVDQRNMVIQAMAAMKVCLTEEEFINTADVKCKELDSYLGSSHVTAYLKPQWISCGQLWSNFGRSFSHENSETNNKAERFFLTIKYQFLKGNTNRRIDQLLRLLCGDLQKYYCYMEDLAEIGRIKGANTEDFSNAVKSMIEKGLDSKCTINENGTCVVPPDTGAQNNTVDLVMVKCDCRRSKSGAMCKHIVFSKTVAQQQGIDIQDIRNSVAKKIISSHSYFSDEETLTVFHSDGSSGTINHRSSNLCTCVANSYGEKCVCVLVRSILFLAQTPCELISNDPVCHKTPMIKSKADLQTMLTDLIKWSQSDKYTKNEELYKTVERAHKLVFSNFCSLSRKRRTTALHAYRQRIKKAQKAVTMNYICKRKSRGKKKN; this is translated from the exons ATGGTTGACAAGGACCTAAAAGAGCTCAAGGCAATAGCACAGGTTTTTCCTTCAGCAAAGGTCCTCATATGCTGGTTTCATGTTCTGCAG gCAGTACACAGGTGGTTGGTAAAGAGAGATGGAGGAAACCTTCCAGTGGACCAAAGAAACATGGTCATTCAGGCAATGGCAGCAATGAAGGTGTGCCTAACG GAAGAGGAGTTCATCAACACAGCCGACGTAAAATGCAAGGAGCTGGATTCCTACCTTGGCAGTTCACATGTAACCGCCTACTTGAAGCCTCAGTGGATTTCTTGTGGACAGCTGTGGTCCAATTTTGGCAGGTCATTCAGTCATGAGAACAGTGAAACCAACAACAAAGCAGAAAG ATTCTTCCTTACAATTAAATATCAGTTTCTAAAGGGAAACACAAACCGGCGGATTGATCAGCTGCTTCGCTTGCTGTGTGGAGATCTCCAGAAATATTATTG TTACATGGAAGACTTGGCAGAAATTGGACGGATCAAGGGAGCCAACACTGAAGACTTTTCTAATGCTGTCAAAAGTATGATTGAGAAAGGGCTTGATTcaaaatgtacaattaatgaaaatGGAACATGTGTTGTTCCACCTGATACAGGTGCACAGAATAACACAGTTGATTTGGTGATGGTTAAATGTGACTGCAGAAGATCCAAAAGTGGTGCCATGTGTAAACACATTGTTTTCTCAAAAACAGTTGCACAGCAACAAGGAATAGACATTCAGGACATCAGGAATTCTGttgctaaaaaaataattagcagTCATTCATACTTTTCAGATGAGGAAACCCTCACAGTCTTTCACAGTGATGGGAGTTCAGGAACTATAAATCACAGAAGTTCAAACTTGTGTACATGTGTAGCAAATAGTTATGGTGAGAAATGTGTCTGTGTTTTGGTTCGTAGCATCCTCTTCTTGGCGCAGACACCTTGTGAGCTGATCTCAAATGATCCAGTTTGCCACAAAACACCCATGATAAAGTCAAAGGCTGACTTGCAGACCATGCTAACAGACCTTATTAAATGGAGTCAATCAGACAAGTACACTAAGAATGAAGAACTGTACAAGACAGTCGAGAGGGCACATAAGCttgttttttcaaacttttgtagTCTGTCtagaaaaagaagaacaacagCACTACATGCCTATCGGCAAAGGATAAAGAAAGCACAAAAAGCTGTCACTATGAATTACATTTGTAAACGGAAaagcagagggaaaaaaaaaaattag
- the LOC125806108 gene encoding uncharacterized protein LOC125806108 isoform X1 — protein sequence MVIYVNLACLLRKGLYIYCFSFILKYGLNFVSSLSILFSFLCRSVMVDKDLKELKAIAQVFPSAKVLICWFHVLQAVHRWLVKRDGGNLPVDQRNMVIQAMAAMKVCLTEEEFINTADVKCKELDSYLGSSHVTAYLKPQWISCGQLWSNFGRSFSHENSETNNKAERFFLTIKYQFLKGNTNRRIDQLLRLLCGDLQKYYCYMEDLAEIGRIKGANTEDFSNAVKSMIEKGLDSKCTINENGTCVVPPDTGAQNNTVDLVMVKCDCRRSKSGAMCKHIVFSKTVAQQQGIDIQDIRNSVAKKIISSHSYFSDEETLTVFHSDGSSGTINHRSSNLCTCVANSYGEKCVCVLVRSILFLAQTPCELISNDPVCHKTPMIKSKADLQTMLTDLIKWSQSDKYTKNEELYKTVERAHKLVFSNFCSLSRKRRTTALHAYRQRIKKAQKAVTMNYICKRKSRGKKKN from the exons ATGGTGATATATGTAAACTTGGCATGTCTACTGCGcaaaggtttatatatatattgcttttcatttatattgaaatatggattaaattttgtatcctctctctctattctcttttCATTCCTCTGTAGGTCAGTGATGGTTGACAAGGACCTAAAAGAGCTCAAGGCAATAGCACAGGTTTTTCCTTCAGCAAAGGTCCTCATATGCTGGTTTCATGTTCTGCAG gCAGTACACAGGTGGTTGGTAAAGAGAGATGGAGGAAACCTTCCAGTGGACCAAAGAAACATGGTCATTCAGGCAATGGCAGCAATGAAGGTGTGCCTAACG GAAGAGGAGTTCATCAACACAGCCGACGTAAAATGCAAGGAGCTGGATTCCTACCTTGGCAGTTCACATGTAACCGCCTACTTGAAGCCTCAGTGGATTTCTTGTGGACAGCTGTGGTCCAATTTTGGCAGGTCATTCAGTCATGAGAACAGTGAAACCAACAACAAAGCAGAAAG ATTCTTCCTTACAATTAAATATCAGTTTCTAAAGGGAAACACAAACCGGCGGATTGATCAGCTGCTTCGCTTGCTGTGTGGAGATCTCCAGAAATATTATTG TTACATGGAAGACTTGGCAGAAATTGGACGGATCAAGGGAGCCAACACTGAAGACTTTTCTAATGCTGTCAAAAGTATGATTGAGAAAGGGCTTGATTcaaaatgtacaattaatgaaaatGGAACATGTGTTGTTCCACCTGATACAGGTGCACAGAATAACACAGTTGATTTGGTGATGGTTAAATGTGACTGCAGAAGATCCAAAAGTGGTGCCATGTGTAAACACATTGTTTTCTCAAAAACAGTTGCACAGCAACAAGGAATAGACATTCAGGACATCAGGAATTCTGttgctaaaaaaataattagcagTCATTCATACTTTTCAGATGAGGAAACCCTCACAGTCTTTCACAGTGATGGGAGTTCAGGAACTATAAATCACAGAAGTTCAAACTTGTGTACATGTGTAGCAAATAGTTATGGTGAGAAATGTGTCTGTGTTTTGGTTCGTAGCATCCTCTTCTTGGCGCAGACACCTTGTGAGCTGATCTCAAATGATCCAGTTTGCCACAAAACACCCATGATAAAGTCAAAGGCTGACTTGCAGACCATGCTAACAGACCTTATTAAATGGAGTCAATCAGACAAGTACACTAAGAATGAAGAACTGTACAAGACAGTCGAGAGGGCACATAAGCttgttttttcaaacttttgtagTCTGTCtagaaaaagaagaacaacagCACTACATGCCTATCGGCAAAGGATAAAGAAAGCACAAAAAGCTGTCACTATGAATTACATTTGTAAACGGAAaagcagagggaaaaaaaaaaattag